A region of the Salvia splendens isolate huo1 chromosome 11, SspV2, whole genome shotgun sequence genome:
gccctcttgacatcagttgtaatttcctcatttctatagtataggagtttatttataatttcctccttcataaaaaaaatggttaagagatggagggatgcaagtgatgtctcttagttaagagatagagtaaaaaatgtagtgggcccatgaatagtgaatggatgagacggttaagagacgatATTGAGACACAAATTTGGATGACATAAGAGTGGGGTATGTTATATTGCTAGCTCACTCTAAAATTGCTAATTACAACTAAATGATAGGTATTATCTCATTCTAGCCCCTACCGAGTATCAATGTTgtgaacaaaaaatatcaattatgaTATTAATGTTATttaacaacaaattagttataactaacttttgaaaaatatcacacaaattttaattcatgtaactatctcaatttaaattatttttttcacacaacatatcaaattaaaggtttTCATcgggattctaacgagatctcaattgcatatattTCAATgtcaaaaattattaaaaaatttattaaaccctaaaccctaaaccctaaacccataaTAAAAACCTTTTGACTAAGAAACCGATTATGCATAGCAATTTATTGTTGGTAACTGTCAATTAGTGGAAAGACGTTATGTATATCCATAATGTTTATAATTCAGTTTACCAATACTACgtctcaatttcaattttcattatCTACTAAAACCGTACACATTCTAATTTTTCCCAAAATgcccccaaaactcaacttttatatatgtatagatttacgaattttggaatttttcgACGAACAGTTAAATATTAACATAATTGTTATaatatgtcaacataatgtgtgtagaatgtcaatattaaattgtgttgacatactcaagacattgtgttgatatagtatttaatatactatattgacattCGATTTAAAACTCTAACTTTGTTAGTTAttcctttttttaatattataaaacaaaaaatgaaattacacatgaTAATTTATAGACCATTAGATCTTTAAAATTATTTGTTCTTAAACTAATTATAATTAGAAATTAATAGATGAATTAGCAATTTATCACCTCCCACAAGAGTTGGtttcattttgattatatatATTTGAAGCCAAGTTTCAGAAACAATGTTGATTAGTTATTGGTCATCTCTCTAAAATTTGCATTAACAAAATAAACTTGCATATTTATCCAATTTTAATTTAGAATAATAAGCGCTCGGTGGTGAATTTACTTGAGCAAAGATTCTTAAGTGATGTGCTTAAAAATTGTGGTAATTGATGTTTAAGTTTAAAAATAATCTATTACTACATTTTGATGGTATTGTttacaattaaaataataatcagTTGAGAAAAAGACCCGATGGCAACATGACACCGACTACTCCGACGCAATGCCGACAATTCCTTTGTATCGCATTCTCGTATAAAAAATTCTTGATCCGCCACTCGTCACAAGAATAATcaatccaaaaataaaattaaatgctcCAACTAATCTTATCATATTCTATTGTATCAGTCTCCTAGTGTAATTAGGAATATGGTTTATTGAAGGAAAATTTAACAATTTATGTAAAGAGAATTATATGCAAAGTGGGAAAATGAGAGTGAGAAACGgagcaaaaataaatttaaagcaACTTTGTCTTTTAGAAACGTGTTATCAAGGCTGTCATCGTCAATCAAAACACGCAATGTATATACTAGGGATAGGATGAGAAAAAGTgtggaaataaaaacaaacaagaaTAAAGCTCAAGATGCCCCTATACTATTATTTTCTCCAACATATATATAAAAGAATATAATTCCACATTGCTATGAGGATTATATGCTTCGACCAACAATAACATTATAACCACCAACCATTGTTTGGTAGCAAACGGAATGAAAATTATTGATGTATGATTACAATAATCATTTGATAAACTTTTTGCCACTATGGGCGAATTTTTGTTAATGTAGTTTTACATTTTTTGAAAAGATGTGtataagaaaaaaatgttttgACATGTAGGCCCAAAGTGGTTATGTGTAGAGTAAATTGCAATAAGTAATCAAGATGCCTCTAGATGAAGCAATCCCCAATACAGCTTCAGAATCTACTGCATggttttatataatattttcctctttttctttatttaaccAACCTTGTGCCGTTTTGGTGCTTAATTATATCTGTTGATGTTAACTAATCATTAAATTAGGAGATGAAACAATAATGCCATAATCCTATATATCTTGTCCTGAAAGCAAGGAATTGCTGTTAGATAGTGTCAAATGTTTTTATTCTATATTTATTTGCTTGAAACATGTTTCTTTTAACAGATACCTTGTTTTAGACAAAAAAAGGTATAGATGTATGCTTGTTTCAGCTCTGAGTGTGTGTGAAATGTTATATATTAGATGAATATCTATGCCTTGCATTTGTGAGCAGGCATAAAACACCATGGCTTCTGTGCTGCAGCTCTTCTACATACAATTGTCCTTCGTTGTAATCTGCTGTATGGCGACAAAGCCAAGCGTTCAGGCAAGTGCTTAACCATTCAATAAATCTTGAGGCATGACgagtttttatgttttatggaAATATGATAGATATTTTGCATTTTGCAGCCTTACATTGTTTACATGGGGAGCTCTTCAAGTTCAAGTGCAAGCGATGATGACTCGTCCCATCTGCAGCTGCTGTCATCCTTGTTCCCAAGGTGAGTTGTAGTGCTAACTAATTGTATTGTTTTGCCAAGTAAAGCCTCTCTCTAGCTAATACATGTTGTTTGGCAGTGAAGAGGGTGAAAGAAGATTCTTGTTGAACTCCTACAATCATGCTTTGAAGGGATTCTCTGCTATGCTTACAGAGACTGAAGCATCTGTTTTATCTGGTGTGATCTTGTTTCTACTATAGAATTGAATCTGGTTGGAAAGCTCTCATTGTTTGATCGCTGATATGAAAAGCAGGTCGTGATGATGTCGTGTCGGTCTTCCCTGATCCTGTCCTAAGACTCCACACGACGCGTTCCTGGGATTTTCTTGAAGCTGCAGATTCTGATTCTGAATCAAGTTTCCCTTATGAGCAAAAGTCAGTTGATGTTATCATTGGAATCATAGACACAGGTATATGCATTGCAACCTTTTGCAAatcccaaaataatttccaAGAATCAATCAATGAATCCCATTTGAAGATATTTGACTGAGTTGTGTTTAGGTATATGGCCTGAGTCACCTAGTTTCAGTGACCAACAAATTGGAAAGATCCCATCAAGGTGGAAAGGAGTGTGCATGGAAGGTTCTGATTTCAAGAAATCCAACTGCAATAGGtactttttctatttaaaaTGCAATGGGATGCAATTAACCTCAATCAATCTAACTAACCATACCTGATTTAGGAAGTTAATAGGTGCAAGATTCTACTCAAATCATCACTCCGCATCCAAATCAAACGAGACGAACCCAACCACGGCCAGTGGCTCAGCGAGGGACTTCATAGGCCACGGGACACACACTGCATCGACTGCAGGTGGAGCACCCGTTGCCAATGCCAACTACTATGGCCTTGCAAAGGGCACTGCCCGTGGTGGCCTCCCGTCTGCTAGGATAGCCAGCTACAAGGCCTGCACCGAGGATGGCTGCCCTGGCTCCATCATACTAAAAGCCATTGATGATGCTGTCAAGGATGGAGTTGAcatcatctccatctccatcggGCTGAGCTCTATCTTCCAGTCCGATTTCCTCAGCGACCCCATTGCAATCGGAGCCTTTCACGCGGAGCAGAAGGGCGTCATGGTTGTTTCCTCGGGCGGGAACGATGGCCCTGACCCTTACACCATTGTCAACTCCGCTCCTTGGATATTCACCGTGGCTGCCTCCACCATTGATCGAGGCTTTCAGACCACGGTCGTGCTGGGAAACGGTGAATCCTTAAAGGTATGAACTCGAACATTACTACATCACTTCAACTAGAAATGCACCATTAGTCTAAACAATTCTTCTTATGTGAGAGCAGGGCTTTGCAATAAACTTCTCTCCCCTCACAGTAGGCAAAAAATACCCCTTGGCATTCGGAGAAGATATTGCTGGAAATTTTGCCTCAGCATCCGATGCTAGGAACTGCATACCGGGCTCTCTTGATTACACCAAGGTAGCTGGGAAAATCGTCGTGTGCATGAACGATGAGGCCAACGTTTCAAGGAGGATAAAGAAGCTAGTAGTGGAAGATGCCAAAGCAAAAGGGGTGATCATAATAGATGGAGATGAAGAGGAAACTTCCCCTTTCGATGCAGGCACATTCCCTTATGCAGAAACTCGAGCAACAATAGGCTCTCAAATCCTCCACTACATCAACTCCACCAAGTAAGCCTAGCTACTTCACTATTTTGCTTGATACTAAAACAAATCTAATAAACAAAAATCTCCCACACAGGAATCCTAGTGCAACTATACTTTCAGCTACAGAGATGAAGGGGCTGAGGCCAGCTCCAGTTGTTGCATCCTTCTCTTCGAGGGGCCCCGGGGGGCTCACCGAGAACATCCTCAAGGTATGTCTATTAAACGATTGAGTACTTAAATACAAAATTCGAAGTGTAAGATAAAATTGGTGGTTGATTTCAGCCAGACATCATGGCACCCGGTGTGGCGATTATTGCAGCAACAGTGCCGAAAATAGAAGCAAACTACGGTGCACCGGGGAAGAAACCATCCGCATTCGCCATCAAGTCCGGCACCTCAATGGCCTGCCCCCACGTCACGGGCGCCATGGCCTTCATCAAATCCGTCCACCCCCACTGGAACTTCTCCGCAATCAAGTCCGCACTGATCACAACAGGTGATttgtaaaggtcaattttggtcataaacatatGACTAAAATACGAATCTAGTCcaaaatattcactttctgAAAAACGGATCCATAACAAACGAAAATGTTTCCGAAGTAGTCCTTTTTTTGACGATTCCGTCAAAAACTAACAGTCAACGCTAATTGCaatgaccgttagttttttacggaaccgtaaaaaaaatcactccgacaaggatttcatttgttatggacttgattttcaaaaagtgaacaTTTTGGACCATATTCATATGTTGGTCAtatatttaggaccaaaattgacctctactcttatttttttcattagttACATTTCAGGAcaagaaaatgatattttgtaTTACTATTTTGCAGCATCAACCTCAAACAACATTGGAAAAACAGTGTCAAACACCTCAGACTCTCCTGCAAATCCGCACCAAGTGGGAGCAGGGGAGATAAGGCCGATCAAAGCTCTGGACCCTGGCCTAGTGATCGAGATGAGCACGACCGATCACCTCTACTTCCTCTGCTACAAGGGATACAAGCAGCGGACGATACGGTCGTTGAGCGGGGCGTCCAACTTCAGCTGCCCGGCTGGAGGGGCCGCGGAAGAGCTGATCTCGAGCCTCAACTACCCGACCATCTCCATCGGCAGCCTCAGCCGCCGAGACGGGCCAAGGAAGGTGAAGAGAGTGGCGACCAACGTGGGGTCGGAGAGCAGCGCGACGTACGTGGCGTCGGTGGACGCGCCGGCCGGGCTGGCGGTGAAGGTGGCGCCGAGCAAGATGGTGTTCCGGAAGGGCATGGAGAAGGCGGCGTTCAAGGTTTTCTTCGACGGGAGGCGAGCGGCCAAGGGCTATAATTTCGGACATGTCTCGTGGTTTGATGGATCGCACCTTGTCCGAATTGTATTTGCGGTTAACGTTGTCTgatcatgcatttttttttacttacatagtggattttttaaaaaattatgtaatttaaaaTAGTAGATTTAAAAAGTATCCATTCACCATTTACAGTGTTTTTTGGCATGGAGAGCACAATTTGcaattgttattttatttaactttttttagGGGTGATGTGAAATCATAGTGTATGCATGATGCATGTAGTAGGCAGCGTTGGTTGATCATCAATTATAATACTTACTTTTCTAAAGGTAGGTTTAATTTAGTTAATTACAAATTTCCTTTCTTTAATACTGGCAATATTCTTGGTAGTAGATTACATAAATCTtatgcaaaattaataaagtaagtgagatatagaaagaaaaaattattaagGTAGTAAGATTAAACTTAATAGAGGGAATAATTGATCAAAGGTAGAAATGAACAAGTAATTTTTATgaacaaatcaaaatttaaaaataaaactattgatTGTAGATGgaggaaatattttttttggaaaggtTTTTTTACAAATATGATTATGTTTGGaagttatttaaaaaaatgcacAAATTTATGTAACATAGAAATATATTttgagtaaaaaatttaatgcgCAAACAATAATTGGGGTAAGAAGCAATTTGACCATTTTCGGGCAAATAATTTTGAATTAGATCCAATTAGAGCTTTGATTTCGGGATGAGGTATTTTCCCTGAAAACATTGCCTCCCACCAAAATTTGTTTTTTAGCTATGCTCGTATAAAGGGGGACTTGTTTGAAAAAATTACAGAAGTGCCACTTGCCCCACATTTGGGCAGGAAAAGTTATGAAATTTGGGCACCATCTTAGCTtaaattttactccctccgtccccgaataagagtcgcttatttccattttggcccgtcccccattaagagtcactcttcatttttaccataaatggtagtaggccccacattccactaactcactccacccacattttattataaaaccaatataaaaatgtgggtcccacattccactaactttttcaaccaacttttctctacatttcttaaaactcgtgcctggTCAAAgaacgactcctattaggggacagagggagtattatcttATTGTAAAATTCATTTTGTTTAATATGGATCTTATGTCTGATTAGTTTGTATGGAGCGAGAATTTAAGGGTATGGCCGCAGCCTATTCATGTTAGCTTTGCATAAGctttataaaaaatactactattctattacaatatAGTATCTATTTATTCCATTCTTCCAAAGCCGTCTGATTCACTCCAGTTTCCAATGCATTTTGTCTCTGAAAAAGATATATTTCATATGTTAAATGCATATTTAAAACCTTTCATGAatatcaatttataaatatctaTGCAATTTGTGTTTTTTAaggaaaattaaatataataatgcaAATTTGAAATGATCCTCTTTTCAGTTGTTGTCAATTCAATTAATACCTgcgcattaaaaaataaaagattagaACCTGTGATAATAAGATTAGAGAATAAAATCTCAATTTTACATCATTAAAACGAgaataaaatcagaaaaaaaataagtcGGATAGAGATAGATAGAGAGAGACCAAGAGGgatagagagagggagaaaaacCCTCTTCTAACAGCTAGATTGCGGCCATATTTGTGTAGGATATGCACAGGTTGTAGTCATTAAATAAGTATTCtattacaaaatatatattttccatatGTCCAAAGCTGTCATTGATACATTTGTGTATTTCTAATGTAGTTTGTCTCTAATAATAAATGCAACATATATTAGTAATCAATGTAATTCATTTctgtaaataaaataggaaaaatgTAGAAATCCCtataaattcaataatattaccTGCAAAGCATTAAGTAATTAGTATATGCAAAGTAAATAATGTCACtatgtccagagcctttgtcctagcggcaaagTAATCAACTCGTTTTTCATATAAGtataatttctatatttaatattattcaactttccataaatgattAAATGCATGTATCCAAATTTACCTATAAGTTTTCTAATTTATGTTAAAGTGATGGGACATgtggacttttttttatttccaattgGCAAGGAGTTATTGGTGAGGCACACCAAATCATTATGCCACCATGATTTGGAAGGACCATATAATTTTTACTTGTAAGGTTCCACCTCTTTTTCtccttcaaacatttattagtATCTACAaaacaattactactataaaCATTATCACTTTTAGGTGTTTGTTTATTCATTATTCTATCTTGATATTTCCTAGgtgaattatttattatattgctAAACTAAAACTCCTATTCCTACTCCATCAAATTAATGAACCCCAATTCTAAATCTCCTAGTCATAGTTCATCGTTTAACTAATAAATATCCATATCTAGTCCTAAAAGAAACATTAATTtgtatattatattttgttttaaattaaattatattttgtgaATATACTTTATTaccattaaattattttgtatattaaataCACGTATTAAGGATATAGAGCTAGATTATGCATATATTGTTCATGTATTTAATGACTTGTGTGTGGCATACAACTTTTAAAATATGATTGgataatagtatatttttaaatttcttcctcttttattgcatttatttaaaaatatatcttcaaaatttaaaatattaaagacatattattagtaaataaataatataggaTCTCTTATCAAATTAgtctttataaattttaattcaacTAATTTTATAACAAATAATTAAGCACTATGAATTATTAAAAACTTGTTAACTACTAATAATAATGAACTGTAAATAATCAGATCTATAAcatatgataaaaaataattacttttaattaaattttaattttaaatattaataaacttATTCTTTTAGTAACTTTTTAGTCATAAGAatgtttataaaataatagagtGTTAGCTCAATTCACTATAACAtctatcaaattaaaatttgatactaTATTATATACGTCTAGTAACTAATTAAGTACTATatcgttttgattttaagaattttataatttttattttctaattttttttatttctttaatcgAACCtcgattaaaaaaatcacatattatTATCTTATCTATTTCatatttctaatatttttaaataataatttctcttttttactttatacaAGACTCcctttgaattttctttttcgttcATCCCGATAAACAAGGAGTAATAagttaaaatttgatatatggTGTAATAATACTAATTGAGTTTAGTATTTAcggttttgattttaatttttataatttttaactcttaaatttttaaaattataatttctttaatttataatttttggaagattatgtTGAAccctgaaaaaaaaataatcccaTGTTTATAACTTATctgtttaatattttaaagatatgtgattaatattttctctttttcgtTATAGAATATTAGAGTTCTTAGCTTAAATAATTGTAACATgcaacaattaaatttgaatatatgATATATGAAATAGTACTCATTAAGTTTACGGTattgattttaataatttcataatttcaattttaattatttactttttaagatttagtttattttaattcttaatttttggAGCATTACATGTTCTTAATTCatattaatattctaaaaatatatagttaatattttctctttctttaatatataatttttggaagattatgtTGAACCCGGAAAAATAATTAATCGCATGTTCATAACTtatctatttaatattttaaaaatttgtaagtaatattttcttttgttcTATATAGAATATTAGAGTTCTTAACTCAAATAATTGTAACATGCaacaattaaaattgaatatatgatatggagtattaaatagtACTCATTAAGTTTACGGttttaattttaagaatttcataatttcaattttaattttaattttttactttctaaaattttagtttattttaattcttaatttttggAACATTGAACCTCGATAAAATAATCACATGTTcttaattcatatatttaatattctaaaaatatatagttaatattttctctttccttaAAAGTACTCCATTACCGTCCTTGGTTCATTCACTATACaatgcaacaaattaaaatcttaTTGCACTTGTAGTTCGTATGATATATAAATACTGGTTGAGTTGCGTTCTTAATTCACGtagtatttattagttttaaataaaatgtgagtggagtgagttagtgaatATGAGAcgtattaccatttatagtacaAATTAattgggactcctattcgtggacggactaaagcaaaaaaatgagactcatattcgcggacggatggagtaattaataaaacaatcatttaaaaaaagaaagagtatatttttaatattaaatttactTATATGTTGTTACTTTTTTAACTCATTTAAGTCCACAAATATTTGTTCAATAAATTATGCATATATTCATTATCAAGATAATAAATTGTTTCAATAAAAATGTGGGAGAGAGACGAAAGAAATGCATTTAATCCTAGCAACATTTTGGAGATAGAGGGGAGAAAATTGCTCCAGAATTTTAGCAAAAATAGGAAGAAAGAGGGGAGATATTATAGAAAAAACGTTTTCTAAGTATATTTATTCCTAAAGGATAGATaagtaatatattaattaatttaaaaataataaaaattatgaaccggttttaaaattgaaattcctAAAATATCCAATTATGTACGTAGAATTTACGTACGTTTATTTAGAAAATTATAAGCTGACACGTATATTTTTAGACCTAGTAGTAccatttatataatataatattctcATTTGACATGGAATTAAGAAATGCGCCGAATCCGAAGGACAAATGCTATAAAATGGAGATGGATTTGGAAAAAATGAAGGAGCTGCTTAAGAAACAGGCAATCGCAGCAGATTAGGGTTTAGTCTTCGCCGGAgcatttttctcttcttctacTCAGGTATTAAATCTATACCAGACACgttattgctattattttgaaaaagtatttatttgtatttttttaatgtgaataTTGCTATGCTGCATGGAATCGCTGCGCCACCTCTTCCTAGCGATTAGTTTCAATATTTCTTCGCAATGACTCGATCTGTTCTGTAGATTGCGTGTAATGATCTGTTTTTTGAAATTTGTGGTATGATCGAATCGATCGCGTTTATGTATTGCTTTACGTTGAATGACGCTTGCCATCTATTAGTACTCTGCCAATGAATGATGATGCGGTGAGGTGCATTAATGGTTGTCTCTTTGTTGTTGGATTAGGATGTTTCGGAGATGAATGACTGTGCATAGCGCTTGATTTGGTTGGAATAGCTTCATAACATTGCAGTAGTGGTTGTGGTTAACTAGATTTTGGTGATAGCTATGGCGTGGCTTAGAGCGGGCTCTAATGTGGCAAAGCTTGCTGTTAGACGGACTTTATCTCAAACTGGTTCGTATGTAGCTCGAGCAGGGGCTCCTGAACGGAGTCGATATTTCCATGCTACTGTTTTCAGATCAAAGGCTCAATCTGCGCCTGTTCCTCGCCCTGTGCCTCTCTCCAGGTTGAGTGATAGCTTTTTAGATGGAACGAGTAGTGTTTATCTTGAAGAGTTACAGAGATCCTGGGAGCAAGATCCCAATAGTGTCGATGACTCATGGGACAATTTTTTCAGAAACTTTGTCGGCCAGGCCACCACATCTCCTGGCCTTTCGGGCCAAACAATTCAAGAGAGTATGCGGCTGTTGTTGCTAGTGAGAGCTTACCAGGTTTATGGTCACCTGAAAGCCAAGATAGATCCATTGGGTTTGGAAGAGAGATCGATTCCTGATGATCTAGATCCAGCACTTTATGGTTTTACAGAAGCTGATCTTGACAGAGAGTTCTTCATTGGTGTATGGAGAATGGCAGGGTTTTTGTCGGAGAACCGCCCCGTGCAAACCTTAAGGGCGATATTGAAAAGACTAGAACAAGCTTATTGTGGAAGTATAGGCTACGAGTACATGCATATTGCTGATCGTGAAAAGTGTAATTGGTTGAGAGACAAAATTGAGACTCCGACGCCTACTCAATATAATCGACAGCGACG
Encoded here:
- the LOC121755649 gene encoding CO(2)-response secreted protease-like, whose protein sequence is MASVLQLFYIQLSFVVICCMATKPSVQPYIVYMGSSSSSSASDDDSSHLQLLSSLFPSEEGERRFLLNSYNHALKGFSAMLTETEASVLSGRDDVVSVFPDPVLRLHTTRSWDFLEAADSDSESSFPYEQKSVDVIIGIIDTGIWPESPSFSDQQIGKIPSRWKGVCMEGSDFKKSNCNRKLIGARFYSNHHSASKSNETNPTTASGSARDFIGHGTHTASTAGGAPVANANYYGLAKGTARGGLPSARIASYKACTEDGCPGSIILKAIDDAVKDGVDIISISIGLSSIFQSDFLSDPIAIGAFHAEQKGVMVVSSGGNDGPDPYTIVNSAPWIFTVAASTIDRGFQTTVVLGNGESLKGFAINFSPLTVGKKYPLAFGEDIAGNFASASDARNCIPGSLDYTKVAGKIVVCMNDEANVSRRIKKLVVEDAKAKGVIIIDGDEEETSPFDAGTFPYAETRATIGSQILHYINSTKNPSATILSATEMKGLRPAPVVASFSSRGPGGLTENILKPDIMAPGVAIIAATVPKIEANYGAPGKKPSAFAIKSGTSMACPHVTGAMAFIKSVHPHWNFSAIKSALITTASTSNNIGKTVSNTSDSPANPHQVGAGEIRPIKALDPGLVIEMSTTDHLYFLCYKGYKQRTIRSLSGASNFSCPAGGAAEELISSLNYPTISIGSLSRRDGPRKVKRVATNVGSESSATYVASVDAPAGLAVKVAPSKMVFRKGMEKAAFKVFFDGRRAAKGYNFGHVSWFDGSHLVRIVFAVNVV